The following proteins come from a genomic window of Aspergillus luchuensis IFO 4308 DNA, chromosome 3, nearly complete sequence:
- the GLG2 gene encoding glycogenin (CAZy:GT8;~COG:G;~EggNog:ENOG410PJHH;~InterPro:IPR029044,IPR002495;~PFAM:PF01501;~go_function: GO:0016757 - transferase activity, transferring glycosyl groups [Evidence IEA]), with amino-acid sequence MVQEGAVYCTLLLSDHYLPGATVLAHSLRDNGSKAKLVALFTPDSLQPATIQELQAVYDELIPVHPLTNITPANLWLMDRPDLIATFTKIELWRQTQYKRIVYIDCDVVALRAPDELLELEVDFAAVPDVGWPDCFNSGVMVLRPNLQDYLALRALAERGISFDGADQGLLNMHFRDWHRLSFSYNCTPSANYQYIPAYKHFQSTISMIHFIGAQKPWNMARQVEPIQSPYNQLLGRWWAVYDRHYRPVVTTNPIQLPRPVPTIQVETPRQEFYGGHQEDVQPPPHREYTEYVSHEQAQETHFEPSSQAQYEHPQEHQQISHQDFAPFQPAQPPTQPPASAPSYSTQVAHEAPQGHQAHENYPPHPQQSVATPAPEPTPVAGSSIPTEHEQRQEQRAVESAQAPIISAVPRYVRGEEHVTAYIHPQSGETSFVAHSEPQSYAYEPSVPSNIQSDPPQSQYVQHEYHQQPTEPVNVPDEQPLAPPSPKPEVQTTFEPPKAEWDASKEPPPLNTKPEGIALEKKTYAMSQDEQLFQPPESYPEAPKNMYYEVPSTKPEPEKLAQVFPWETRAPRPTRVFPEDDQSSTTFTLPRSFVESTEDESGPSPDSRVTSWTSEDPAESWDSYTRSNAWDEIPEIQRYIQSIQQARKGKVQVLTGGPSSTGQSLVSGQERYTFSWSNNTRVTDFPSEQERPSLPVTPAPIRRKPPIPGEEDSDTGLLPPAHGVPNQEDWNPTVGLEDLRRRQSEVLENPDLLFERILMRSSAASGHA; translated from the exons ATGGTTCAAGAAGGTGCCGTTTACTGCACT CTTCTACTGAGTGATCACTATCTCCCAG GCGCCACCGTTCTTGCTCATTCTCTCCGCGACAATGGCTCTAAAGCTAAGCTGGTTGCTCTGTTCACCCCGGACAGCTTGCAGCCAGCAACAATCCAGGAACTTCAG GCTGTCTATGATGAACTAATCCCCGTGCACCCTCTGACAAACATCACTCCAGCGAACCTCTGGCTCATGGATCGGCCGGACTTGATTGCAACCTTCACAAAGATCGAGCTCTGGCGTCAAACACAATACAAGCGCATAGTCTACATTGATTGTGATGTGGTCGCACTCAGAGCGCCCGATGAACTCCTAGAGTTGGAGGTGGATTTCGCAGCCGTCCCAGATGTAGGCTGGCCGGATTGTTTCAACAGCGGTGTTATGGTGCTCCGTCCTAATCTACAGGATTACCTTGCCCTCAGAGCATTGGCAGAGCGAGGTATCAGTTTCGATGGCGCTGATCAGGGTCTTTTGAACATGCACTTTCGCGATTGGCACAGACTGAGCTTTTCGTACAATTGCACACCCAGTGCGAACTACCAGTATATCCCCGCCTACAAGCACTTTCAAAGTACGATCAGCATGATTCATTTCATCGGTGCTCAGAAGCCCTGGAATATGGCGAGGCAGGTGGAACCAATTCAATCTCCCTATAATCAGTTGCTGGGAAGATGGTGGGCTGTCTACGATAGGCACTATCGTCCTGTTGTGACTACAAAT CCAATCCAGCTACCTAGGCCTGTGCCTACAATTCAGGTGGAAACCCCACGTCAGGAATTCTATGGGGGTCACCAGGAGGATGTACAGCCGCCGCCGCACAGGGAGTATACGGAGTATGTGTCTCATGAGCAAGCTCAAGAAACGCACTTCGAACCGTCGTCGCAAGCGCAATACGAACACCCGCAAGAACACCAACAGATTTCTCACCAGGACTTCGCGCCGTTCCAGCCGGCTCAGCCACCAACTCAGCCACCAGCATCGGCACCAAGCTACTCTACACAAGTTGCGCACGAGGCTCCACAGGGGCACCAAGCGCATGAAAATTACCCACCGCATCCTCAACAGAGTGTGGCGACACCAGCTCCTGAACCTACGCCTGTAGCAGGCTCAAGCATACCCACCGAGCACGAGCAACGACAGGAACAGCGTGCGGTTGAGAGTGCACAAGCACCAATCATAAGTGCTGTTCCGCGGTATGTTCGTGGGGAAGAGCATGTCACggcatacatacatcctcAATCAGGCGAGACATCATTTGTAGCCCATAGCGAGCCGCAATCGTATGCATATGAACCTAGCGTGCCATCAAACATACAATCAGATCCTCCACAGTCACAATATGTCCAGCACGAGTACCATCAACAGCCTACAGAGCCAGTCAATGTGCCTGACGAGCAGCCACTTGCACCGCCGTCTCCAAAACCTGAAGTACAGACTACGTTTGAGCCACCCAAGGCAGAATGGGATGCATCTAA GGAACCTCCGCCACTGAACACGAAGCCAGAAGGTATcgctttggagaagaagacctaCGCCATGTCGCAGGATGAGCAGCTTTTCCAGCCACCAGAATCCTACCCGGAAGCACCCAAGAACATGTACTATGAAGTCCCAAGCACCAAGCCGGAGCCCGAAAAGCTCGCCCAGGTATTTCCCTGGGAAACTCGTGCGCCTCGACCCACACGCGTGTTCCCAGAAGACGACCAGAGCTCAACTACATTTACGCTTCCAAGATCATTCGTTGAAAGCACAGAAGATGAGTCTGGCCCGTCACCTGATTCTCGAGTGACATCCTGGACGTCTGAAGATCCAGCTGAATCCTGGGACTCTTACACGCGGTCTAATGCTTGGGATGAAATCCCGGAGATCCAAAGATACATCCAATCCATACAACAAGCCCGCAAAGGCAAGGTGCAGGTGCTCACCGGCGGCCCATCCAGCACAGGACAGAGCCTAGTATCCGGCCAAGAAAGATACACTTTCAGCTGGTCCAACAATACACGGGTGACAGACTTCCCCAGCGAGCAAGAACGGCCTAGCCTCCCCGTAACCCCCGCACCTATTCGCAGAAAGCCCCCTATCCCAGGTGAAGAAGACTCCGACACAGGCCTACTTCCGCCCGCACACGGTGTGCCGAACCAGGAGGACTGG AACCCTACAGTCGGCCTCGAGGACCTTCGTCGACGTCAGTCCGAAGTGTTGGAAAATCCAGATTTGCTGTTTGAGCGGATCTTGATGCGCTCATCGGCTGCTTCTGGTCATGCTTGA
- the CDO1 gene encoding putative cysteine dioxygenase Cdo1 (COG:E;~EggNog:ENOG410PN84;~InterPro:IPR014710,IPR010300,IPR011051;~PFAM:PF05995;~go_function: GO:0005506 - iron ion binding [Evidence IEA];~go_function: GO:0016702 - oxidoreductase activity, acting on single donors with incorporation of molecular oxygen, incorporation of two atoms of oxygen [Evidence IEA];~go_process: GO:0055114 - oxidation-reduction process [Evidence IEA]), giving the protein MPYINTVTPSKPNSSSSNGFENLVQDLSDALGPSSGLDSDDIDPMDILRLMERYDSNPDEWLPFALGDSKKNYTRNLIDEGNGKSNLLILVWSPGKGSAIHDHANAHCVMKILKGSLKETLYAWPDQDKLQNGESSPPQIKKETIYGENQVTYMSDKLGLHRISNPDPNDYAVSLHLYTPPNAATHGFSIFDDKTGKACHIKTSHVYSVRGERC; this is encoded by the exons ATGCCATATATCAACACAGTCACCCCCTCCAAACCTaattcttcttccagcaATGGCTTCGAGAACCTCGTCCAAGACCTAAGTGACGCTCTGGGTCCGAGCTCGGGTCTAGATTCCGATGACATTGATCCAATGGACATCCTGCGCTTAATGGAACGATATGATTCAAACCCAGATGAATGGCTCCCCTTTGCGCTGGGAGACTCGAAAAAGAACTACACGAGGAACCTCATCGACGAGGGCAATGGCAAGAGCAACTTG CTCATCCTAGTCTGGAGCCCCGGGAAAGGAAGCGCAATACATGATCACGCCAATGCGCACTGCGTCATGAAG ATCCTAAAAGGCTCTCTAAAAGAAACCCTCTATGCCTGGCCAGATCAAGACAAGCTCCAGAATGGAGAATCGTCTCCACCGCAAATAAAAAAGGAGACTATATATGGTGAGAATCAGGTTACGTATATGTCCGACAAG CTGGGCCTTCATAGGATCTCGAATCCGGATCCTAATGATTATGCCGTGTCGTTGCATT TATACACGCCTCCCAACGCAGCAACGCAcggcttctccatcttcgatGATAAGACCGGCAAGGCCTGTCATATCAAGACGTCGCATGTTTATTCGGTCCGGGGAGAGCGGTGTTGA
- the RBG1 gene encoding GTP-binding protein RBG1 (COG:T;~EggNog:ENOG410PHWE;~InterPro:IPR027417,IPR005225,IPR012675,IPR031662, IPR006074,IPR006073,IPR031167,IPR012676,IPR004095;~PFAM:PF02824,PF01926,PF16897;~go_function: GO:0005525 - GTP binding [Evidence IEA]) produces MSTTVEKIKQVEDEMARTQKNKATAYHLGQLKAKLAKLKRELLTPTGGGGGGGGAGFDVARTGVASVGFIGFPSVGKSTLMSRLTGQHSEAAAYEFTTLTTVPGQVMYNGAKIQILDLPGIIQGAKDGKGRGRQVIAVAKTCHLIFIVLDVNKPLVDKKVIENELEGFGIRINKQPPNITFKKKDKGGIAITSTVPLTHIDHDEIKAVMSEYKISSADIAIRCDATIDDLIDVLEAKSRAYIPVVYALNKIDAITIEELDLLYRIPNACPISSEHGWNIDELLEMMWAKLNLRRIYTKPKGKAPDYTAPVVLRAHACTVEDFCNQIHRTIKDQFKHAIVYGRSVKHQPQRVGLSHELADEDIVSIVKR; encoded by the exons ATGTCGACAACCGTGGAGAAG ATCAAACAAGTCGAGGACGAG ATGGCTCGGACTCAGAAGAACAAGGCGACGGCTTATCACTTGG GACAGTTGAAGGCCAAGCTTGCTAAGCTGAAGCGAGAGCTGTTGACTCCgactggcggtggtggcggcggcggtggtg CTGGTTTCGATGTCGCCCGTACCGGTGTTGCTAGTGT TGGTTTCATTGGTTTCCCGTCCGTCGGAAAGAGTACCTTGATGAGCAGATTGACTGGCCAACATTCCGAAG CTGCTGCTTATGAGTTCACGACCTTGACGACTGTCCCTGGTCAAGTGATGTACAACGGTGCTAAGATTCAGATTCTCGATCTTCCTGGTATTATTCAGGGTGCCAAAGATGGTAAAGGTCGTGGTCGACAGGTCATTGCAGTGGCCAAGACCTGCCATCTCATTTTCATCGTGCTCGACGTCAACAAGCCGCTAGTCGACAAGAAGGTCATCGAGAACGAATTGGAGGGATTTGGTATCCGTATCAACAAGCAGCCGCCCAACATCActttcaagaagaaggacaagggTGGTATTGCCATCACAAGCACCGTCCCTCTGACACATATTGATCACGAC GAAATCAAAGCTGTCATGAGCGAGTACAAGATCTCGTCGGCAGATATCGCCATTAGATGTGACGCAACGATTGATGACCTTATTGATGTTCTTGAAGCTAAGAGTCGGGCTTACATCCCCGTTGTCTATGCCCTGAACAAGATTGACGCTATTACGATTGAGGAGTTGGATTTGCTGTACCGGATACCTAACGCCTGCCCGATCAGTTCTGAGCATGGCTGGAACATCGACGAACTTTTGGAGATGATGTGGGCAAAGCTCAACCTCCGACGCATCTACACCAAGCCTAAAGGAAAGGCACCCGATTACACGGCCCCCGTGGTGCTCAGAGCGCATGCTTGCACGGTCGAGGATTTC TGTAATCAAATTCACAGGACGATCAAGGACCAGTTCAAGCACGCTATTGTGTATGGTCGCTCCGTGAAGCACCAGCCGCAGCGTGTTGGTCTGTCACACGAGCTGGCAGACGAAGATATCG TGTCGATTGTCAAGCGGTAA
- a CDS encoding uncharacterized protein (COG:S;~EggNog:ENOG410PIEJ;~InterPro:IPR007889,IPR009057,IPR006600;~PFAM:PF03221,PF04218;~go_function: GO:0003677 - DNA binding [Evidence IEA]) — protein MDTESSHAQEHDFAQTSWLDIGGFSPSEQSPTLDYQAFGYGVVPLDPSYGVDIPPPYETLPIAIPPPPSSWPSMLSNQGPFPEPGMPAVPLMQAPPTLAPVLTMPEVPHKASISKASTGKSTAGKSSSGKSSSGKSNSNPTPRRTLTDEDRRRMCLYHEENKTAKQTDIGALFGVERSTVSKVLQQKDKYLNPDDGSRSPIKRAKGRVPDIEKALSNWARNYQKQGYPLNDEMIREKALFFASTCGSSDGKEKVLSTSWLEKFKRKYNLMGARNRKGSWASTKSESDSPTCLSIDSALASAVQSPTLLSPTSPTGFLSPLPLSPVQSNENIRGELVQSLAEIASDYQHTHTKSTTSLDTTCSFSAGVTSPTSTFVTESPFTPTSQSLGSSVDGNSTRPRSQTFPLSSSDPNLMCPDENSEHLTKAALRQSLSISEHQATPEEHHDQKFLPALDTSANTIKRNRSNPEFKAKSIYPPLFSKSNTVSPVSSPGSPTQDEARRALELVMNYFKQQPSGLGADDYMTIGKLMERLELTKAQQVTLPGGLTRIDEHDDSPQLNRKRSIHSLG, from the exons ATGGACACAGAGAGCAGCCATGCGCAGGAACATGACTTTGCGCAGACTTCCTGGCTTGATATAGGTGGATTCAGTCCCTCCGAGCAGTCTCCAACGCTGGACTACCAAGCTTTTGGATACGGAGTCGTACCACTAGATCCATCCTATGGCGTCGATATCCCTCCACCTTATGAGACATTGCCAATAGCTAtacctccacccccgagTTCCTGGCCTAGTATGCTTTCAAACCAAGGGCCGTTCCCGGAACCGGGCATGCCAGCTGTACCCTTGATGCAGGCACCACCCACACTGGCCCCGGTGCTAACTATGCCAGAAGTTCCTCACAAGGCATCTATTAGCAAGGCATCTACAGGCAAGTCGACGGCTGGGAAATCATCATCCGGCAAGTCATCCAGTGGAAAGTCGAATAGCAACCCAACGCCTCGCAGGACTCTGACAGATGAAGACCGTCGGCGGATGTGTCTTTATCACGAGGAGAATAAGACAGCCAAGCAAACAGACATTGGAG CATTATTTGGTGTCGAAAGAAG CACTGTCTCAAAGGTCCTGCAGCAGAAGGATAAGTATCTCAATCCAGACGATGGCAGTCGATCTCCCATCAAGCGTGCCAAAGGAAGAGTCCCAGATATTGAAAAGGCTTTGTCTAATTGGGCACGGAACTACCAGAAACAGGGCTACCCGTTGAACGATGAGATGATACGTGAGAAggcccttttctttgctaGTACCTGTGGCAGTTCAGACGGCAAGGAGAAGGTGCTAAGTACCAGTTGGTTGGAGAAATTCAAACGCAAGTATAATTTGATGGGTGCAAGGAATCGCAAGGGCTCCTGGGCCAGTACAAAGAGCGAATCGGATAGCCCTACTTGTTTGAGCATCGATTCAGCACTGGCGTCCGCGGTTCAATCGCCTACCCTACTCTCGCCTACATCCCCCACAGGCTTCCTATCACCATTGCCGCTATCACCGGTCCAGAGCAATGAGAATATCAGGGGCGAGCTTGTCCAGAGCCTTGCAGAGATTGCAAGTGACTATCAGCACACGCATACCAAGAGTACAACCTCACTGGACACAACATGCTCTTTCTCTGCTGGGGTTACCAGCCCGACATCCACTTTCGTGACCGAAAGTCCATTTACTCCTACTAGCCAGTCCCTTGGTTCATCCGTGGATGGCAATTCCACCAGACCACGCAGCCAAACATTTCCGCTCAGTTCGTCCGACCCGAACCTTATGTGCCCTGATGAAAACTCCGAGCATTTGACAAAAGCCGCACTACGACAGTCACTCTCAATCTCAGAACATCAAGCTACCCCTGAGGAACATCACGACCAGAAATTCCTCCCAGCGCTCGATACGTCTGCGAATACAATCAAACGCAATCGGAGCAATCCGGAATTTAAAGCCAAGTCCATATATCCACCATTGTTCTCGAAGTCCAACACTGTGTCTCCGGTTAGCTCCCCGGGTTCGCCAACCCAGGATGAAGCTAGGAGAGCACTAGAGCTCGTGATGAATTACTTCAAACAGCAACCGTCAGGACTTGGGGCAGATGATTACATGACAATTGGGAAGTTGATGGAAAGGCTTGAGCTCACCAAGGCACAGCAAGTGACCCTTCCGGGGGGTCTCACTCGAATTGACGAACATGACGATTCACCTCAATtgaacaggaagaggagcatcCACAGCCTTGGCTAG
- a CDS encoding PXA domain-containing protein (COG:S;~EggNog:ENOG410PFU3;~InterPro:IPR003114;~PFAM:PF02194) — MTSDPLRPGLHPLSHLKAGPTTSSSKSTAVPSSPTLQSFAQTPTRPQPVKHASREDSVNATSDKATIALIRRVLCPQAGNHGGATTPQPPEDLLPPLTSSNEVDRQLYALIAIIVKEFVYTWYSKITSDQVLVNELLQVIAHCTRALEQRLREADVAQLFLDEIPALVERHITSYRLAKQQSEQSSISPPLRELYHALNPHPGLSPIPDPSDAQAVAQQRENESIYRQLLVHGMLAVLLPTEDLENASLRTLLGDILADLVLGNAVAGKISEGWFLWDSITKVVDRVGRNEQDEDAATATMRQRSRLHKYGLLSQEAFTEGHSSSQVQVPVPDWIWQALQYVYMIYVTLRFIVIGLFRVASAPPVTASLTPCPPTSNADGPPSCATSKKRPVLDYRLYGMVSQVMDVPQRMPWLCGMLALIQYLILAGPGKLGDTDSVLDRFLHETIRDHVLTPALFPNLLLATRAALFPLNARPASTAADGRAAASAPQLSVQPPASPIVKGSVNDAAGASDACSSVSSSGVSATAPLSPDPRPSTPDVASIKRRCAASILSRLPRPIARRFFGVPSFSIEHNPSSRRPGRLNSSDEPESPWLDSPQASSTVSPADCGHEESLLLAAVEEVLDLFADDYCNKHLIYSIIEAILTTLLPELSERSIAELMEDRGVPLASNLTPPTHAGS; from the exons ATGACCAGCGACCCTCTCCGCCCGGGCCTCCATCCGCTGTCGCATCTCAAAGCTGGCCCAACGACCTCCAGCTCGAAGTCGACGGCTGTGCCTTCGTCTCCAACTCTGCAGTCTTTTGCCCAAACTCCGACGCGCCCGCAGCCAGTCAAACATGCCAGTCGAGAGGATTCAGTTAATGCGACGAGCGACAAGGCGACGATTGCTCTAATTCGACGCGTCCTATGTCCTCAAGCTGGTAACCATGGGGGTGCCACTACTCCTCAGCCTCCGGAAGATCTGCTGCCTCCACTTACGAGCTCGAATGAGGTAGATCGTCAGCTTTATGCGCTGattgccatcatcgtcaaggaGTTTGTGTACACTTGGTACTCAAAGATCACATCGGATCAGGTGCTCGTGAACGAACTCCTGCAGGTCATTGCACACTGCACCCGCGCTCTTGAGCAGAGGTTGCGCGAGGCCGATGTTGCGCAGCTGTTTCTTGATGAGATTCCTGCTCTCGTTGAGAGGCACATTACAT CATATAGACTAGCGAAGCAACAATCAGAACAGTCTTCGATATCTCCTCCGCTCCGCGAGCTTTATCATGCTCTGAATCCGCATCCAGGCCTCTCACCGATTCCCGACCCATCAGACGCTCAAGCTGTTGCACAGCAAAGAGAAAATGAATCAATCTATCGGCAACTATTGGTTCACGGCATGTTAGCGGTGCTACTTCCCACGGAAGACCTGGAAAATGCTTCTCTGCGGACTCTGCTCGGCGACATCCTGGCAGATCTTGTGCTGGGCAACGCAGTGGCCGGGAAAATCAGCGAAGGATGGTTCTTGTGGGACAGTATCACGAAGGTGGTGGACAGAGTAGGGCGCAATGAACAGGATGAGGATGCAGCGACTGCAACGATGCGTCAGCGATCCAGACTTCACAAGTACGGTCTTCTCTCTCAAGAAGCGTTCACGGAAGGTCATTCATCGTCTCAAGTCCAAGTGCCAGTTCCCGACTGGATCTGGCAAGCGCTACAATATGTCTACATGATCTACGTGACTTTACGTTTCATTGTGATCGGCCTGTTTCGCGTTGCATCCGCTCCTCCGGTTACTGCGTCCCTGACACCATGCCCTCCAACCAGCAACGCGGACGGACCCCCCTCGTGCGCAACCTCCAAGAAGCGCCCGGTGCTGGACTACCGATTGTATGGCATGGTCTCGCAAGTGATGGATGTGCCGCAGCGGATGCCTTGGCTGTGTGGAATGCTCGCACTGATCCAGTATCTGATCCTGGCCGGTCCAGGTAAATTGGGTGATACGGATAGTGTTCTTGATAG GTTCCTTCACGAGACCATCCGCGATCACGTCCTTACCCCCGCCCTTTTTCCAAACCTGCTTCTTGCGACTAGGGCCGCGCTCTTTCCTTTGAACGCCCGGCCAGCTTCCACAGCGGCAGATGGTCGCGCCGCGGCTTCGGCGCCGCAGCTGTCCGTGCAGCCTCCAGCATCTCCTATAGTGAAAGGGTCTGTTAACGACGCCGCTGGCGCAAGTGACGCTTGCAGTAGCGTTTCCTCGTCTGGTGTCTCCGCGACAGCGCCCTTATCGCCGGATCCGCGGCCTTCCACGCCCGACGTTGCTTCTATCAAGCGACGCTGTGCGGCCAGCATTCTCTCCCGGCTTCCTCGCCCAATCGCACGTCGTTTCTTCGGTGTCCCGTCTTTTTCTATCGAGCATAACCCGTCGTCCCGACGCCCAGGGCGACTGAATAGCTCCGACGAGCCTGAATCGCCCTGGCTCGACTCTCCCCAGGCGTCATCCACGGTCTCACCCGCAGATTGCGGCCACGAGGAGTCACTCCTACTCGCTGCCGTTGAGGAGGTTCTCGACCTCTTTGCCGATGATTATTGCAACAAGCatttaatatattccatCATAGAAGCCATTCTCACAACGCTCCTTCCGGAGTTGTCTGAGCGCAGCATCGCCGAGCTAATGGAGGACAGGGGGGTACCCCTGGCATCTAACTTGACTCCGCCTACCCATGCGGGCTCATAG